The Branchiostoma floridae strain S238N-H82 chromosome 8, Bfl_VNyyK, whole genome shotgun sequence genome has a segment encoding these proteins:
- the LOC118420968 gene encoding sodium-coupled monocarboxylate transporter 1-like has protein sequence MATEVRYFGAWDYVVFAVMLCISAGIGLYYACTRGKQRTQKEFLMADKSMSIVPVTMSLLASFISAITVLGTPAEVYNNGTMFWNFAVADGIAMVVVARLFVPTFYNLGLTSTYEYLEIRFSKPVRLLTTVVFMVNMLVYMGLVLYTPSLALNAVTGLTLWGAVAAVGVVCTFYTTLGGMKAVMWTDTFQIVVMVAGFLAVIIQGTIEVGGPARVWEINGQGERLEFFNFDPDPRIRHSSWGINVGGIFIWASVYGVNQAQVQRYLSCPSVKQAQRALYWNILGLVILISFAVVSGMVMYARYFMCDPKTIGAIDNSDQMMPYFVMDILGKYPGMPGLFTSCVFSGALSTMSSGLNALAAVALEDFVKPCFPNFSDEKYTWISKALAMFFGGLMILMAYVASFLGSVVQAALSLFGMVGGPMLGIFVLGMMFPCANKWGGLVGLLSSLFLTLWVGMGAIVWPRARWMPPVSIEGCPVDFPANGTANFTTISTMSTSMAEYSITTPAVDNGYPPEAALYELSYVWYGALATVTCVVVGLLVSFATGTQDPKEMDPKLFIPFYDRFFCCLPNSWLKWLRCGVPSGDEDSEAIDVKMSNAASNPTFLPDDEETKQNGEPTFTKGHGADIVENVTSL, from the exons atggcaaccgaaGTGCGGTACTTTGGGGCCTGGGACTACGTGGTGTTCGCCGTCATGCTGTGCATCTCGGCAGGGATAGGACTCTACTACGCATGCACGAGAGGGAAGCAACGCACGCAAAAGGAGTTCCTCATGGCAGACAAG TCTATGTCCATAGTGCCGGTGACCATGTCCCTGCTAGCCTCGTTCATCTCCGCCATCACGGTGCTGGGGACCCCTGCAGAGGTGTACAATAACGGCACCATGTTCTGGAACTTCGCAGTGGCAGACGGCATAGCCATGGTGGTGGTAGCGAGGCTATTCGTGCCGACTTTCTACAACCTGGGGCTGACAAGCACGTACGAG TATTTAGAAATACGCTTCTCCAAGCCTGTTCGCTTACTTACTACTGTAGTATTCATGGTGAACATG CTGGTGTACATGGGTCTTGTCTTATACACACCCTCGTTGGCTCTCAACGCGG TAACCGGTCTTACACTTTGGGGTGCCGTTGCCGCAGTTGGCGTGGTGTGTACATTCTACACGACTTTG GGTGGTATGAAAGCTGTGATGTGGACGGACACGTTCCAGATAGTtgtgatggtggcaggtttccTGGCTGTCATCATACAGGGGACCATAGAGGTGGGGGGACCTGCTCGCGTCTGGGAGATCAACGGGCAAGGAGAGAGACTGGAGTTCTTCAA CTTTGACCCAGACCCGAGGATTCGACACTCTTCATGGGGGATTAATGTAGGCGGTATCTTCATCTGGGCGTCCGTGTATGGGGTAAACCAGGCACAGGTACAGCGGTATCTCAGCTGCCCTTCCGTCAAGCAAGCACAGCG CGCCCTCTACTGGAACATCTTGGGACTGGTGATACTCATCTCCTTTGCTGTTGTAAGTGGGATGGTGATGTACGCTCGGTACTTCATGTGTGATCCTAAGACGATTGGAGCTATTGATAACTCAGACCAG ATGATGCCGTATTTTGTAATGGACATCCTTGGTAAGTACCCGGGTATGCCGGGTCTCTTCACTTCGTGCGTGTTCAGCGGGGCCCTCAGCACCATGTCTTCGGGCCTGAACGCGCTTGCCGCCGTAGCGCTGGAGGACTTCGTCAAGCCCTGCTTCCCCAACTTCAGCGACGAGAAATACACATGGATATCTAAAGCGCTAG ccatgTTTTTCGGAGGCTTGATGATCCTAATGGCGTACGTCGCCTCATTTTTGGGCTCGGTGGTCCAAGCAGCGCTCAGTCTGTTCGGAATGGTGGGAGGGCCGATGCTCGGCATCTTTGTTCTCGGCATGATGTTTCCATGTGCCAACAAATGG gGAGGGCTTGTAGGCCTTTTAAGCAGCCTGTTTCTCACCTTGTGGGTCGGGATGGGTGCGATCGTCTGGCCGAGGGCTCGGTGGATGCCGCCGGTCTCGATTGAAGGATGTCCCGTAGATTTTCCCGCTAATGGCACCGCAAACTTCACCACCATCTCGACCATGTCTACAAGTATGGCAGAGTATAGTATCACCACTCCAGCTGTGGACAACGGGTA CCCTCCTGAAGCAGCGTTGTACGAACTGTCGTACGTCTGGTATGGCGCTCTGGCAACGGTCACCTGTGTCGTCGTAGGGCTTCTAGTGAGTTTTGCAACAG GTACACAGGATCCAAAGGAGATGGACCCCAAGTTGTTCATACCGTTCTACGATCGGTTCTTCTGCTGCCTGCCGAACAGCTGGCTGAAGTGGCTGCGCTGTGGGGTGCCGAGTGGAGATGAG GACAGCGAAGCGATAGATGTTAAGATGTCCAACGCTGCAAGCAATCCGACATTTTTACCGGATGACGAAGAGACCAAGCAGAATGGAGAACCGACTTTTACTAAAGGCCACGGAGCAGACATAGTGGAAAATGTCACCAGTTTGTAG
- the LOC118420969 gene encoding protein CLN8-like, which produces MGLVEAIHPVLGTIEYRQPMSKLVFIGGSLLFFTLVFVVCGLVSYGIKTYRNLRSREKVFWNLAVVRALYGVFCTVMGSWAIWWDEVAIKDVVHATTPTGYVTIYVTVGFFLFETIASTTSDLLFGKFNPLLNAHHFVSLLGHSLVAYYECFHYLGVSGLILEMSTPFSALCWMLLKCGLAESFMWKLNQVVLIHTFHLRSVVECFLWVQTYKNWTNMWNEMPFPLLAVFLGGLFMFSLVMTPYWCYKKTAQLFNPIDWNFNDSKRKGNTNGYTVDIHNGDGRNKKSK; this is translated from the exons ATGGGTCTCGTCGAAGCCATCCATCCAGTCCTCGGGACAATAGAGTACAGACAGCCGATGTCCAAACTGGTCTTCATCGGTGGTTCTCTGCTGTTCTTCACGCTCGTCTTTGTGGTCTGTGGCTTGGTGAGCTACGGGATAAAAACCTACAGGAACTTACGATCACGAGAAAAG GTATTCTGGAACCTGGCAGTTGTCCGTGCTCTGTATGGAGTTTTCTGTACGGTGATGGGGAGTTGGGCCATCTGGTGGGATGAG GTTGCAATCAAAGATGTCGTCCATGCCACCACACCGACCGGTTACGTCACCATCTACGTCACCGTGGGCTTCTTCCTCTTCGAGACCATCGCCTCcacgacctctgacctcctgttCGGAAAGTTCAACCCTCTTCTCAACGCccaccattttgtttctttgctagGTCACAGTCTTGTAGCCTACTATGAATGTTTTCACTATCTTGGCGTTAGTGGCTTGATTCTCGAAATGAGTACCCCATTTTCGGCGCTGTGTTGGATGCTACTAAAATGCGGGTTGGCCGAATCCTTTATGTGGAAGTTGAATCAAGTCGTTCTCATCCACACCTTCCATTTGCGTTCCGTTGTGGAGTGTTTCTTGTGGGTTCAGACCTACAAAAACTGGACCAACATGTGGAATGAAATGCCCTTCCCCCTGTTAGCGGTATTCTTGGGGGGTCTCTTCATGTTTTCGCTTGTGATGACTCCATATTGGTGTTACAAAAAGACGGCCCAACTCTTTAATCCGATTGATTGGAATTTCAATGACAGCAAACGGAAAGGGAACACCAATGGATACACTGTTGACATTCATAATGGCGATGGCCGTAACAAAAAGAGCAAGTAA
- the LOC118421686 gene encoding probable E3 ubiquitin-protein ligase MID2: MEALESELTCPMCLDLFDSPLQLPCLHNLCRQCAQDLESYSKKTDGTAEVSAGKAEPPGQPKSEDKLTCPTCRREVPLDERGVAGLSRNMVLQNIVDRFREARDREKHDAEPPCQLCEGDPRPAVKVCVNCDSLAYCEDCLSTFHPARGPLAKHTLIPPGQRPGNAEPKVVMCAEHADEKVNLYCKADEMPVCALCKLVGKHQGHEVAALSDAYKEKRDVLIQEVSALKDRNKEISQCVTDMRETCVKVQEQNQTWQDRLVQGIARLLKILEERKDFLAQAISEEEEEKLKLLKEEIAKKEEHLQKAQAVVAYVEEVLKENDQACFLQAVKSIRERVEKSHNRDPLTAPTDWVFKGLDFSGAAKELKAIDLSELTTAWHQCVQELSASSFFTQYNEQYDQYNQYGGYRYGGYQNQQQYICYNANNLIDGRTDTYWCSNSGHGTQHWLWLKLMPGVHARSFRLTLVPQPPGMWTENHRPEKVTALTGDDVNNMAALETVHIGREQREITLNIDAEKPCLKLMFEMKTPSDCIVSQLSIIASKRKAEEAQFKYY, encoded by the exons ATGGAGGCGCTAGAGTCGGAGCTAACGTGCCCGATGTGTTTGGACCTGTTTGACTCACCCCTGCAGCTGCCCTGTCTGCACAACTTGTGCAGGCAGTGCGCCCAAGACTTGGAGTCCTACTCTAAGAAGACGGACGGGACGGCGGAAGTATCAGCGGGGAAGGCAGAACCTCCAGGACAACCGAAGAGTGAGGACAAACTCACCTGTCCCACCTGTCGGAGGGAGGTGCCATTGGATGAGAGAG GTGTTGCCGGCCTGAGCAGAAACATGGTGCTGCAGAACATCGTGGACAGGTTCAGGGAAGCCAGGGACAGGGAGAAACACGACGCCGAGCCGCCATGTCAG ctgtGTGAAGGTGACCCCCGCCCTGCCGTGAAGGTGTGTGTGAACTGTGACAGCCTGGCGTACTGTGAGGACTGCCTGTCCACCTTCCACCCCGCCCGGGGCCCGCTCGCCAAACACACCCTGATCCCGCCCGGACAGCGGCCAGGCAACGCCGAACCTAAAGTCGTCATGTGCGCTGAACATGCGGACGAGAAG GTGAACCTGTACTGTAAGGCTGATGAAATGCCTGTGTGCGCCCTCTGTAAACTTGTGGGGAAACACCAGGGCCATGAGGTGGCTGCACTGTCGGATGCCTATAAGGAAAAGAGG GATGTTCTCATACAGGAAGTCTCCGCTTTGAAGGACAGGAACAAGGAAATCAGCCAGTGTGTGACGGACATGCGCGAAACCTGTGTCAAAGTACAG GAGCAAAACCAGACATGGCAGGACAGACTTGTGCAGGGAATCGCACGGCTTTTGAAGATCCTTGAAGAGCGGAAGGACTTCCTTGCACAGGCAATTTCTGAG gaagaagaggaaaaacTGAAGTTGTTGAAGGAAGAGATAGCCAAGAAGGAGGAGCATCTTCAGAAGGCACAGGCAGTCGTGGCGTATGTGGAGGAAGTCCTGAAGGAGAATGACCAGGCTTGCTTTCTTCAG GCAGTGAAATCTATCAGAGAGAG AGTAGAGAAGAGCCATAACAGAGACCCTCTGACCGCTCCAACCGACTGGGTGTTCAAAGGGCTTGACTTTAGCGGGGCGGCGAAGGAGTTGAAGGCGATAGATCTGAGTG AACTCACCACGGCTTGGCACCAATGTGTGCAGGAACTGTCCGCTTCATCTTTTTTCACACAGTATAACGAGCAGTACGACCAGTACAATCAATACGGTGGCTATCGATATGGTGGCTACCAAAATCAGCAGCAATATATCTGTTACAACGCAAACAACCTGATTGACGGCAGGACAGACACATACTGGTGTAGCAACAGCGGCCATGGGACCCAG CACTGGTTGTGGCTGAAGCTGATGCCTGGAGTCCATGCCAGGAGCTTCCGCCTAACCCTCGTCCCCCAACCACCAGGCATGTGGACGGAGAACCACAGGCCGGAGAAAGTCACCGCGCTGACCGGGGACGACGTCAACAACATGGCTGCCCTGGAGACGGTGCACATTGGTAGGGAACAGCGCGAAATCACCCTCAACATTGATGCAGAAAAG CCGTGTCTTAAGTTGATGTTCGAAATGAAGACCCCTTCAGACTGCATCGTCAGTCAACTCAGCATCATCGCCTCCAAGCGGAAAGCAGAGGAAGCACAGTTCAAATACTACTAA
- the LOC118421496 gene encoding protein CLN8-like, whose translation MGLVEAIHPSLGTIDYRQPMVKLVFIGGSFLFLSTVFLVGAQGSKWLKPYQNLPLRNKVIWNRRCVRAIFGLFGTVVGSWVIWWDEVANETTPTGFVAVYVALGYFLFDTLVLLSIELMTEKNDILQIGHHCLALLLMSFAAYYECLQYFVVSGLFLEMVMPFDTLCYILAKCGRAKSMIWKVGQAAHIHTYHLRSAVECFTWVQIYRHWNHVWKNTPLPLLFTYLFCLSMVTFVMTPYWGYKETDRLFKSIHNYPIPNQEQENRVQNGDVIHEKDM comes from the exons ATGGGTCTAGTCGAAGCCATCCACCCCTCCCTCGGGACCATAGACTACAGACAGCCGATGGTCAAACTGGTCTTCATCGGTGGTTCGTTTCTGTTTCTCTCCACCGTATTTCTGGTCGGCGCCCAGGGATCCAAATGGCTTAAACCGTACCAGAACTTGCCATTAAGAAACAAG GTGATTTGGAACAGGAGATGTGTCAGGGCTATCTTTGGGCTGTTTGGAACAGTGGTGGGAAGCTGGGTCATCTGGTGGGACGAG GTTGCCAATGAGACAACACCGACTGGCTTCGTTGCGGTCTACGTCGCACTTGGCTATTTCCTCTTTGACACACTAGTCCTCTTATCCATTGAActcatgacagaaaaaaatgatatcctACAAATCGGCCACCACTGTTTAGCATTGCTCTTAATGAGTTTTGCTGCCTACTACGAGTGTTTGCAATACTTTGTTGTGAGTGGTTTATTTCTTGAAATGGTTATGCCCTTTGACACGCTCTGCTATATCCTAGCAAAATGTGGGAGGGCGAAATCCATGATTTGGAAGGTCGGTCAGGCAGCCCATATCCACACTTACCATCTTCGATCAGCTGTCGAGTGTTTCACGTGGGTCCAGATCTACCGACACTGGAACCATGTGTGGAAAAACACGCCTCTCCCACTTTTATTCACGTACTTGTTTTGTTTGAGTATGGTCACGTTTGTCATGACCCCATACTGGGGCTATAAGGAGACGGATAGACttttcaaatcaattcataacTACCCGATCCCGAATCAGGAACAAGAAAACCGAGTTCAAAATGGTGATGTTATCCACGAAAAAGACATGTGA